GGTGCTCGACGCGGTGGCGCGCACCCTGCGCCTGGACGCGATGGAGCGCGAGCACCTCTACCACCTGGCCGAGGTGCCCTACGCGCCCGAGCCGGCCGCCGCCGCCCAGTCCGTCGGCCCCGAGGTGCTGGGGATCCTGGCCGCCATGGACCTGCCCGCGGCGGTCTACAACTCGCGCTATGACGTGCTCGCCGCCAACGAGCTGTACGAGCGCATGTTCCCCGCCGTCCGCGCCGCCGGACCGCAGGGCCGGAACGTGCTGTGGCAGCTCTTCTCCGCCCGCGCCTGCTGCTGCGCGATGGTCAACCGGGACGAGGAGCTGCCGATCCTCGTCGCCACGTTCCGCGGGGCGTACGGGCGGCACGTCGGCGAGCCGTCCTGGGAGCGGCTGATCCGCACCCTCTCCGAGACCAGCGAGGACTTCGCGGAGATGTGGCGCAGCGGGGACGTGGCCCCGCCGGGCTCGCGCATCAAGGTCGTGCAGCACGCCTCGGTCGGCGAGCTGCGCTGCGTGTCGACGTCGCTGTCCATCACGGGCGCGCCGGAGACCCGGATCGTCGTCTACACCCCCGCGGACGAGATGAGCCGCAAGCTGCTCGACTGCCTGCGGACGCTGGCGGACCCCCTGATCGGCTGCCCGGCCCACGCCCGCCCCCTCTCCGAGGAGCGCGCCCGCCAGGCGGCGCTGAAGGGGCCGGAGAACGGCGAATCCCGCCCCAGCGGGACGGGGGCGGGGTGAACAGAGCGCGGGGCTGCGGGAGTGGAGGGGGCGCGGGTGGCGAAGCCCCCGCCAGGCGCGGACGAAGTCCGCGCAGAAACGACAAAGGCGACATGGTCCGCGCTTTCCGCGGGCACACGTCGCCAGCCGGTTTTGTGGAGCTAAGGAGAATCGAACTCCTGACCTCTTGCATGCCATGCAAGCGCTCTACCAACTGAGCTATAGCCCCTTGCAGTCGCCCTGCCGAACCGCGGGGCGAACGAGGTAGAGCTTAGCCGGAAGGGGCCCGGAAACAAAAATCGGTTACCGGAGGCCGCCCGGGAGCTACGTGTCGTCGCCCAGCACCGGCTCCGGCAGGCTGCCCGCGTTGTGCTCCAGCAGCCGCCAGCCGCGCACCGACTCCCCGAGCACCGACCAGCTGCAGTTCGACAGCCCGCCCAGCGCCTCCCAGTTGCGCGGCTCGATGCCCAGCAGCCGCCCGATGGTCGTCCGGATCGTGCCGCCGTGGCTCACCACCACCAGGGTGCCGGCCTCCGACAGCTTGTCCGCGTGCGCCAGCACCACCGGCGCCGCCCGGTCCGCGACCTCGGTCTCCAGCTCCCCGCCGCCGCGCCGCACCGGCTCACCGCGCTTCCACGCCGCGTACTGCTCGCCGTGCCGCGCGATGATCTCCTCGTGCGTGAGTCCCTGCCAGACGCCCGCGTACGTCTCCCGCAGCGCGCTGTCGTACGTCACCTCGAGGTTCGTCAGCGACGCCAGCTCCGCCGCCGTGGCACGGGTGCGCAGCAGGTCGGAGCAGATCATCGCGTCCGGACGGAGCGCCGCCAGCAGCCGGGCGGCGCGCCGCGCCTGCAGCACGCCCGCCTCGGTCAGCTCGATGTCGGTCTGGCCCTGGAAGCGCCGCTCCAGGTTCCAGGCCGTCTGGCCGTGCCGCCACAGGACGATCCGGCGGTCACGCATCCCGCCGGGCCCCGTCACCGTGGGCCTCCGCGTACTCCGCGGCGCGGCCGCGGGTGGCCACCGCGTCCGGCGGCAGGTCCAGCTCGGGGCAGTCCTTCCACAGCCGCTCCAGGGCGTAGAACACCCGCTCCTCGGAGTGCTGCACGTGGACCACGATGTCCGAATAGTCCAGCAGCACCCAGCGGCCGTCCCGCTCGCCCTCGCGCCGCACCGGCTTGGCGCCGCGCTCCTTCAGCAGCGCCTCCTCGACGCCGTCCACGATGGCCTTGACCTGGCGGTCGTTGGGCGCCGAGGCGAGCAGGAAGGCGTCGGTGATGGCGAGGACGTCGCTGACGTCGTACGCGACGATGTCGTGCGCGAGCTTGTCGGCGGCGGCCTGGGCCGCGGTGCTGACCAGGTCGATGGAGCGGTCCGTTGCGGTCACGGGCAGGGCTGTCCACTTCTGTCGGGAACTCGGGGTATCGCTGCGGATACGTATTCCAGGATCTCACGCCCGTACGACAGCGCCGTGGCTCCCGGCTCCGTCACCCCTCGTAGTCCTGCCCGAGGACGACCACCACGTCGGCGTTCGCCGGCGTCTTGCCCTTGGTCACCGCCTTCTCCGGCAGCCCCAGCGTCTTGGCGACCTGCACGGCCTGCTCCTTCGCCGCCGCGTCCGCGTAGCGCACCTCGGAGGCCGCTGCCGGCTCCGCCGCCTGGCCGCCGTCGACGAACGTGAAGCCGCCGTTCACCAGCGCGACCTTCGCCGACTCCGCCGGCTTCGCGCTGCCCGCGCCGTTCTCCACGCTGACCCGCGCCGCCGTGGCCCCGCCGGGGTTCTTGACCGTGCCGCCCAGGACGTCCTCGACGACCTTCTGCGTGGCCTGCTCGCTCGGCCGCCCGTCGCCACCGACCTCCAGCGTCTCGGTCGCGTACGCGCCCTCCTTGGCCAGCTCCGACAGCGACGCGAGCGACGCGGCCAGCTCGGCCTCGGACAGGGACGGGTCCAGGACCATGCCCATGGACTTCACCAGGCTCTTGGCGCCCGCGGTGTCGCTCGGCAGTTGCTTCAGCACGGACTGCATGACCTGCCCGAAGCGCCGCAACTGCGCCGTCTGCGGCTCGCCGTCCGCCTGGTACGTCGCGTAGGCGATGGCCTGCTCGCCGTTGAGCCTGCGCTTCTCGCCCTTCTCGACCAGCGGTTCCTCGCCCTTCTTCGCGCCCGGCACAGTCGCGTCGGCGTCGAGGATGACGCCGCCGACGCCCTCCACGAGGATCTCCAGATACGGCGTGTCCAGCCGCCAGCTCCCCTTGATCTGCGAGCCGAGGAGCGCGTCGATCGCGTCCCGGGTGGCGCCCGCGCCCTGCTCGTCGACGGCCTGGCCGAGGGTGGTGGCGGTGCCGTCGTCGCCGGAGACGGCGAGGTCGTTGGGGAGCAGCACGGTGGTGCCCTTGCCGGTGCTGGCGTTGTTCACGAGCAGCGCGGTGGCGCTGCCGCCGCCGTCGGTGTCGTGCAGGTGCACCACCAGGGTGTCGCGCTTCTCCTCCGCCGCCTCCGCCGGCGCCGAGTCGCCGCCGACGAAGGGGAGGCG
The Streptomyces sp. CNQ-509 DNA segment above includes these coding regions:
- a CDS encoding helix-turn-helix transcriptional regulator, whose amino-acid sequence is MTTMATGRRRPELAAFLRSRRARITPADVGMPPGPRRRTPGLRREEVAQLSGVGVTWYTWLEQGRRINASPQVLDAVARTLRLDAMEREHLYHLAEVPYAPEPAAAAQSVGPEVLGILAAMDLPAAVYNSRYDVLAANELYERMFPAVRAAGPQGRNVLWQLFSARACCCAMVNRDEELPILVATFRGAYGRHVGEPSWERLIRTLSETSEDFAEMWRSGDVAPPGSRIKVVQHASVGELRCVSTSLSITGAPETRIVVYTPADEMSRKLLDCLRTLADPLIGCPAHARPLSEERARQAALKGPENGESRPSGTGAG
- a CDS encoding histidine phosphatase family protein, with the protein product MRDRRIVLWRHGQTAWNLERRFQGQTDIELTEAGVLQARRAARLLAALRPDAMICSDLLRTRATAAELASLTNLEVTYDSALRETYAGVWQGLTHEEIIARHGEQYAAWKRGEPVRRGGGELETEVADRAAPVVLAHADKLSEAGTLVVVSHGGTIRTTIGRLLGIEPRNWEALGGLSNCSWSVLGESVRGWRLLEHNAGSLPEPVLGDDT
- the rsfS gene encoding ribosome silencing factor, whose protein sequence is MTATDRSIDLVSTAAQAAADKLAHDIVAYDVSDVLAITDAFLLASAPNDRQVKAIVDGVEEALLKERGAKPVRREGERDGRWVLLDYSDIVVHVQHSEERVFYALERLWKDCPELDLPPDAVATRGRAAEYAEAHGDGARRDA
- a CDS encoding LCP family protein; the encoded protein is MNDGYRGPQGHDPYQDPYARGYDPYGQQGYDYDRQGAPQEPGAEGYRDPSSGYGYDYDPYAQQPPPPRRGAVYPPQAPRAQQQHYAPQAPPPAVGYDYDYDPYGPAAHSGEQPVTPVPPDGEWGRIPQQRPPGEEPPGRGGPAHEPREYATEQFSFVEDETESSEDVIDWLKFTESRTERREEAKRRGRNRRVALLLAMVLAVLGGTGYLWATDRLPFVGGDSAPAEAAEEKRDTLVVHLHDTDGGGSATALLVNNASTGKGTTVLLPNDLAVSGDDGTATTLGQAVDEQGAGATRDAIDALLGSQIKGSWRLDTPYLEILVEGVGGVILDADATVPGAKKGEEPLVEKGEKRRLNGEQAIAYATYQADGEPQTAQLRRFGQVMQSVLKQLPSDTAGAKSLVKSMGMVLDPSLSEAELAASLASLSELAKEGAYATETLEVGGDGRPSEQATQKVVEDVLGGTVKNPGGATAARVSVENGAGSAKPAESAKVALVNGGFTFVDGGQAAEPAAASEVRYADAAAKEQAVQVAKTLGLPEKAVTKGKTPANADVVVVLGQDYEG